A stretch of the Amia ocellicauda isolate fAmiCal2 chromosome 10, fAmiCal2.hap1, whole genome shotgun sequence genome encodes the following:
- the tmsb1 gene encoding thymosin beta 1 — translation MSDNNPVNEEVQNFDKKCLKKANTKEKNPLPTKEDIEQEKKQCCAEGSK, via the exons ATGAGTGATAACAACCCTGTGAATGAGGAAGTGCAGAACTTTGACAAGAAGTGTCTAAAGAAGGCCAACACTAAGGAGAAGAACCCGCTGCCCACCAAGGAAG ATATTGAGCAGGAGAAGAAGCAGTGCTGTGCGGAGGGATCCAAGTGA
- the LOC136760092 gene encoding solute carrier family 25 member 53-like: MGAMKRASGEQEDERLPPKSWAWSYVHGAASSLLATLATFPVYKTVFRQQLHGVLVWEAVGQLQREGLRKFYRGVGPPLLAKTVQGTLLFGNYNTLLRQLSETVCTPAQASPGSYSLPLRTLAGLGSGALEALVLTPFERVQNVLQDGRKDRQLPTLRSILHQFNRYNLANGYYRALLPIVARNSLGSALYFGFKDPIRDGLGQRGVPVGVSSFASGAMNGMVVSLLLYPLNVLIANMQAQVGPELGGTGHCLSALWVSRQRRVGLLYRGGSLVVLRSCLTWGLTNAIYDRLTRHSHTHTGVDGQTD, from the coding sequence ATGGGGGCGATGAAGAGGGCCTCTGGAGAGCAGGAAGACGAGCGGCTGCCCCCTAAGAGCTGGGCTTGGAGCTATGTGCATGGTGCAGCCTCCAGCTTACTGGCCACACTGGCCACCTTCCCTGTGTACAAAACCGTGTTCCGGCAGCAGCTGCATGGGGTGCTGGTGTGGGAGGCCGTGGGGCAGCTGCAGCGGGAGGGCCTCCGCAAGTTCTACAGGGGGGTAGGGCCACCACTGCTGGCCAAAACAGTGCAGGGGACGCTCCTGTTTGGCAACTACAACACCCTTCTGCGACAGCTCTCAGAAACGGTCTGCACCCCCGCCCAGGCCAGCCCCGGGTCTTACAGCCTCCCCCTGCGCACACTGGCCGGCCTGGGCTCTGGGGCGCTAGAGGCGCTGGTGCTCACACCCTTCGAGAGGGTGCAGAATGTACTGCAGGATGGGCGCAAGGACCGGCAGCTGCCCACACTGCGGAGCATCTTACACCAGTTCAACCGCTACAACCTGGCAAACGGGTACTACAGGGCGCTGCTTCCCATAGTGGCTCGCAACAGCCTGGGCAGCGCCCTATACTTTGGGTTCAAGGACCCCATCCGGGACGGGCTGGGTCAGAGGGGGGTGCCCGTGGGCGTCTCTTCCTTTGCGTCAGGGGCGATGAACGGCATGGTGGTGAGCCTACTGCTGTACCCACTCAACGTGCTCATCGCCAACATGCAGGCGCAGGTGGGGCCAGAGTTGGGCGGCACTGGGCATTGTCTGTCCGCGTTGTGGGTCTCCCGGCAGCGCAGGGTGGGGCTACTGTACCGTGGTGGCTCACTGGTCGTGCTGCGCTCCTGCCTGACCTGGGGCCTCACCAACGCCATCTATGACCGTCTCACCcggcactcacacacacacacaggggtggatggacagactgactga